A genomic region of Rhodococcus pyridinivorans contains the following coding sequences:
- a CDS encoding FAD-dependent oxidoreductase has translation MSTDLHPLPAGSVSTWDHEADVVVAGYGIAGVSASIEAARAGADVLVLERTGGWGGAASLSGGIVYLGGGTPLQKALGFDDTPENMKAFMLAALGPGADEAKIIEYCEGSVEHYEWLVDNGVVFKESFWGEPGWEIPGDDGLMYSGGENSAPFNEIATPAPRGHVPQMTDKRTGEKGGGYMLMQPLSQVAESLGVRAEYDVRVQRLIVDGDGRVVGLTAKQYGKDVHIRARRGVVLATGSFAYNQEMVESYAPQLSGRPGAAIEEHDGRAIRMAQALGADLAHMDATEVAFFGDPQLMARGILVNGRGQRYVPEDTYPGRIGQLTLLKNDNQAYLIIDEQAYEEGCAATSSTPFFRFRPKWVAETVAELESDMELPAGTLQATVEVYNRHAENGSDPVLGKKSEWVKPIGSPIAALDLRNCTAGFTLGGLRTSVNSEVLHVSGDPIPGLFAAGRCTSGVCAWGYASGTSLGDGSFFGRRAGLSAAKG, from the coding sequence ATGAGCACCGATCTCCACCCCCTTCCCGCCGGCAGCGTCTCCACCTGGGACCACGAAGCCGACGTCGTCGTCGCCGGTTACGGCATCGCCGGTGTCTCGGCGTCCATCGAGGCCGCCCGCGCGGGTGCCGACGTGCTCGTGCTCGAGCGGACCGGCGGTTGGGGCGGTGCGGCCTCACTGTCGGGCGGCATCGTCTACCTCGGCGGCGGCACCCCGCTGCAGAAGGCCCTCGGATTCGACGACACGCCCGAGAACATGAAGGCGTTCATGCTCGCCGCGCTCGGGCCGGGCGCCGACGAAGCGAAGATCATCGAGTACTGCGAGGGGAGCGTCGAACACTACGAGTGGCTCGTGGACAACGGCGTGGTGTTCAAGGAGAGCTTCTGGGGCGAACCCGGGTGGGAGATCCCCGGTGACGACGGCCTGATGTACTCCGGCGGCGAGAACTCCGCGCCCTTCAACGAGATCGCGACGCCCGCCCCGCGCGGCCACGTTCCGCAGATGACCGACAAGCGGACCGGCGAGAAGGGTGGCGGGTACATGCTCATGCAGCCGCTCTCCCAGGTCGCCGAAAGCCTCGGTGTGCGTGCCGAATACGACGTGCGGGTGCAGCGGTTGATCGTCGACGGCGACGGACGCGTCGTTGGCCTGACGGCCAAGCAGTACGGCAAGGACGTCCACATCCGGGCCCGCCGCGGCGTCGTCCTCGCGACCGGCAGTTTCGCGTACAACCAGGAGATGGTCGAGTCGTACGCGCCGCAGCTCAGCGGTCGCCCGGGTGCGGCGATCGAGGAGCACGACGGCCGTGCGATCCGCATGGCGCAGGCGCTCGGCGCCGATCTCGCGCACATGGACGCCACCGAGGTCGCCTTCTTCGGCGACCCGCAGTTGATGGCCCGCGGCATCCTCGTCAACGGCCGCGGTCAGCGGTACGTCCCCGAGGACACCTATCCGGGCCGTATCGGTCAGCTCACGCTGCTGAAGAACGACAACCAGGCCTATCTGATCATCGACGAGCAGGCGTACGAGGAGGGTTGTGCGGCAACGAGTTCGACGCCCTTCTTCCGGTTCCGTCCGAAGTGGGTCGCGGAGACCGTCGCCGAACTCGAATCCGACATGGAACTGCCTGCCGGGACGTTGCAGGCGACCGTCGAGGTCTACAACAGGCACGCGGAGAACGGCAGCGATCCGGTGCTGGGCAAGAAGAGCGAGTGGGTCAAGCCCATCGGCAGCCCGATCGCCGCGCTCGATCTCCGTAACTGCACAGCAGGTTTCACGCTCGGCGGTCTGCGCACCTCGGTGAACTCGGAAGTGCTGCACGTGTCCGGCGATCCGATCCCCGGCCTGTTCGCCGCCGGTCGCTGCACGTCGGGCGTGTGCGCGTGGGGTTATGCGAGCGGCACGTCGCTGGGGGACGGAAGCTTCTTCGGTCGCCGCGCCGGTCTGTCGGCCGCGAAGGGCTGA